In one Flavobacteriales bacterium genomic region, the following are encoded:
- a CDS encoding T9SS type B sorting domain-containing protein: MMSVRSIATLMGVCLAVTLSAQPQHRNWFFGHHAGLDMSAGMPQAIGGSPMQTDEGVASISDANGQLLFYTNGETVWNAQHQAMPNGTGLAGHFSSSQSALIVPDPANGSRYYVFTTPAQVLISGGVYDGLSWSMVDMTLDGGWGDVSVKNVELAGPVVEKLSATRHANGVDAWVVAHGWQNATYYAYLVTCTGVEGPVISEAGRAMMNDPGDGRSSAMGCMQFSAQGDRLASVWVHYAADLTHEVRMDVLDFDKATGTLTDAFADTRVPGPQDVIRPYGVCFSPNGRLLYRSDHGLLGGIAYSAILQYDLGAADPMASEQEVATVNSPAIGTLQRHEGRIYAARLDGAQYITRIAQPDVVGTGCTVEHAFASIAPGIGTWGLPNHWDNYPAPAPLDPIALTDTMLCGAASMTLQAVWQHPFHAAQYLWSTGATGPSIVVDTSGLYAVQVILPCTTLFDTVRVTIDARTIELGPDLALCEGDSVRLRIDAADAVSVRWQDGSQDSSHTASRDGLVRVDVQWTNGCLASDSLLVQTRDCRCPFFIPNAFTPNDDGINDQWGPAFECALLDYQLVVYDRWGSPLLHLADPDSVWDGTVQGVPLPSTVLAYDLNYAWHDGKAVQHRARTGHVTLVR, encoded by the coding sequence ATGATGTCGGTCCGGAGTATCGCCACGCTCATGGGCGTGTGCCTGGCGGTGACGCTGAGCGCACAGCCGCAGCACCGCAACTGGTTCTTCGGCCACCATGCCGGGCTGGACATGTCCGCTGGCATGCCCCAGGCCATCGGCGGATCGCCCATGCAGACCGATGAGGGGGTGGCCAGCATCTCCGATGCGAACGGCCAGCTGCTGTTCTACACCAATGGCGAAACGGTGTGGAATGCGCAGCACCAGGCGATGCCCAACGGTACCGGGCTGGCCGGGCACTTCAGTTCGTCGCAGAGCGCGTTGATCGTGCCGGATCCCGCGAACGGCAGCCGCTACTACGTCTTCACCACGCCCGCCCAGGTGCTCATCTCCGGGGGGGTGTACGATGGGCTCTCCTGGTCCATGGTGGACATGACCTTGGATGGTGGCTGGGGGGATGTGAGCGTGAAGAACGTGGAGCTCGCGGGGCCCGTGGTGGAGAAGTTGAGCGCCACGCGCCATGCGAACGGGGTGGATGCCTGGGTGGTGGCGCACGGCTGGCAGAACGCCACCTACTACGCCTACCTGGTCACCTGCACCGGTGTGGAGGGGCCGGTGATCAGCGAGGCGGGACGGGCCATGATGAACGACCCGGGTGATGGGCGCAGCTCCGCCATGGGCTGCATGCAATTCTCCGCGCAGGGCGATCGCCTGGCCAGTGTATGGGTGCATTACGCTGCGGACCTCACGCACGAGGTCCGCATGGATGTGCTGGATTTCGACAAGGCCACGGGAACGCTCACGGATGCCTTCGCGGACACACGCGTACCGGGCCCGCAGGATGTGATCCGTCCTTATGGGGTCTGCTTCTCGCCCAACGGGCGGCTGCTCTATCGATCGGACCATGGGCTGCTGGGCGGCATCGCCTACAGCGCGATCCTGCAATACGACCTGGGCGCGGCGGACCCCATGGCCAGCGAACAGGAGGTGGCCACGGTGAACAGCCCCGCCATCGGCACGCTGCAGCGCCACGAGGGAAGGATCTATGCGGCGCGGCTGGATGGCGCCCAGTACATCACGCGCATCGCGCAGCCGGACGTGGTGGGCACCGGTTGCACGGTGGAGCATGCCTTCGCCTCGATCGCACCGGGCATCGGCACCTGGGGCCTGCCGAACCACTGGGACAACTACCCGGCACCCGCCCCCCTGGACCCGATCGCGCTCACCGACACCATGCTGTGCGGTGCGGCCTCCATGACCCTCCAAGCCGTATGGCAGCATCCGTTCCATGCGGCGCAATACCTGTGGAGCACCGGCGCCACCGGCCCCTCCATCGTGGTCGATACCAGCGGCCTGTACGCGGTGCAGGTGATCCTGCCCTGCACCACCTTGTTCGATACGGTGCGGGTGACGATCGATGCGCGCACCATCGAACTCGGTCCGGACCTGGCGCTCTGTGAGGGCGACAGCGTGCGGCTGCGGATCGACGCCGCGGATGCCGTTTCCGTCCGCTGGCAGGATGGCTCACAGGACAGCAGCCATACCGCCAGCCGGGATGGGCTCGTCCGCGTGGATGTGCAATGGACCAACGGCTGCCTGGCGAGCGATTCACTCCTGGTCCAGACGCGCGATTGCCGGTGCCCCTTCTTCATCCCCAACGCCTTCACCCCGAATGACGACGGCATCAACGACCAGTGGGGACCGGCCTTTGAATGCGCGCTGCTGGACTACCAGCTCGTGGTGTACGACCGCTGGGGAAGCCCCCTGCTTCACCTTGCCGATCCCGACTCGGTCTGGGACGGCACCGTGCAGGGAGTGCCCCTGCCATCCACGGTGCTGGCCTACGACCTCAACTACGCGTGGCATGATGGCAAGGCTGTGCAGCATCGCGCACGCACCGGGCACGTGACCCTGGTGCGTTGA
- a CDS encoding two-component regulator propeller domain-containing protein has protein sequence MFPRTLPPFALLGLLAACNAQEAPPAAGTMAPAAAAPLGEPARTLGTKLDWVFQDSRGDLWIASNGQGVYHCTDSSLRHITTKHGLCSDHVWKIEQDANGALWFTTPKGFCRLDERGFADLTPIIRNAPRVPVRPAPGDLYFAHEGGICQYNGRSFVNFTITPPDYRPEANNASRPYSVYCWLQDRAGNVWFGTEQKGVCRFDGRSTTWFTEAGLSDAAVRCIFQDRAGHLWFGNNGAGLFRYDGHTLTNLTEARGLGNPAFLKEHRVADDPVSLARVWTLSDDAAGQLWVGTIDAGLWTLAGEELVQHTTAHGLPGNSIWMMAKAQGGGHWVITDGTAISRSDGQGFTPLRFR, from the coding sequence ATGTTCCCTCGCACCCTTCCACCCTTTGCCCTCCTGGGGCTGCTCGCCGCCTGCAACGCGCAGGAGGCCCCGCCTGCGGCCGGCACCATGGCACCAGCGGCCGCCGCGCCCCTGGGCGAACCCGCAAGGACCCTGGGCACCAAGCTGGACTGGGTCTTCCAGGACAGCCGCGGCGACCTCTGGATCGCCAGCAACGGGCAGGGCGTGTACCACTGCACCGACAGCAGCCTCCGGCACATCACCACCAAGCACGGCCTGTGCAGCGATCACGTGTGGAAGATCGAGCAGGATGCGAACGGGGCCCTGTGGTTCACCACGCCCAAGGGCTTCTGCCGCCTGGACGAACGGGGCTTCGCGGACCTCACCCCCATCATCCGCAACGCGCCGCGGGTGCCGGTGCGCCCCGCCCCGGGCGACCTGTACTTCGCGCATGAGGGCGGCATCTGCCAGTACAACGGCCGCTCCTTCGTCAACTTCACCATCACCCCGCCGGACTATCGGCCCGAGGCCAACAACGCCTCACGGCCCTACAGCGTGTACTGCTGGCTGCAGGACCGCGCGGGCAACGTGTGGTTCGGCACCGAACAGAAAGGGGTGTGCCGCTTCGATGGGCGCAGCACCACCTGGTTCACCGAAGCAGGCCTCAGCGATGCCGCGGTGCGCTGCATCTTCCAGGACCGCGCGGGCCACCTCTGGTTCGGCAACAACGGCGCGGGGCTCTTCCGCTACGATGGGCACACCCTCACCAACCTCACCGAGGCCCGCGGCCTGGGCAACCCCGCCTTCCTGAAGGAGCACCGGGTGGCGGACGATCCCGTCTCCCTGGCGCGGGTGTGGACCCTGAGCGACGATGCCGCAGGCCAGCTCTGGGTCGGCACCATCGATGCCGGCCTGTGGACGCTGGCCGGTGAGGAGCTGGTGCAGCACACCACCGCGCATGGCCTGCCCGGCAATTCCATCTGGATGATGGCCAAGGCACAGGGCGGCGGCCATTGGGTCATCACCGATGGCACCGCCATCAGCCGCAGCGATGGGCAGGGGTTCACGCCCCTGCGGTTCCGGTAG
- a CDS encoding AraC family transcriptional regulator, whose protein sequence is MARCPYCESTRSLLVGQVFCSRHADADMRALQSGTLYIRTRRLEECADHVSRLSVRLMLNGRQWYRVGGADRVVHAENFLVLDQGQHYRTAFSGEHEQEMLMVGFKPGLAAEALRTRTATAEQLLDDPWQCGPDPLFGDALHRMNDTVSRLFARLHALVHAPAQAVEPTEAEELHDRLLEHLLDLRAGERAAADRLPALRAATRRELWRRLTIARDHAHAHVHDPLTVAQLARVACLSEHHFKRLFRQAFGRPPHAYLHALRMDRARQLLLGTDLPVHAVTAAVGLVDTSSFVRSYRQYHGRTPGMERHGAHHLDRHEAGRE, encoded by the coding sequence ATGGCACGCTGCCCCTATTGCGAAAGCACGCGCTCGCTGCTGGTGGGCCAGGTGTTCTGCTCGCGCCACGCCGATGCCGACATGCGGGCGCTGCAGAGCGGCACGCTCTACATCCGCACGCGGCGGCTGGAGGAATGCGCCGACCATGTGTCGCGCCTCTCGGTGCGGCTGATGCTGAACGGACGGCAGTGGTACAGGGTGGGCGGCGCCGACCGCGTGGTGCATGCGGAGAATTTCCTGGTGCTCGACCAGGGCCAGCACTACCGCACGGCCTTCAGCGGCGAGCACGAGCAGGAGATGCTGATGGTGGGCTTCAAGCCCGGCCTGGCCGCCGAGGCGCTGCGCACCCGCACCGCCACGGCCGAGCAACTCCTCGACGACCCCTGGCAGTGCGGCCCCGACCCCCTGTTCGGCGACGCGCTGCACCGGATGAACGACACCGTGAGCCGGCTGTTCGCGCGGCTGCACGCCCTGGTGCATGCGCCGGCACAGGCGGTGGAGCCCACCGAAGCGGAGGAGCTGCACGACCGCCTGCTCGAGCACCTGCTGGACCTGCGGGCCGGTGAGCGCGCCGCAGCGGACCGGCTGCCGGCCTTGCGCGCCGCCACGCGCCGCGAGCTGTGGAGGCGCCTCACCATCGCGCGCGACCATGCCCATGCGCACGTACACGATCCGCTCACCGTTGCGCAGCTGGCCCGCGTAGCCTGCCTCAGCGAGCACCACTTCAAGCGCCTCTTCCGGCAGGCCTTCGGGCGGCCGCCGCACGCCTACCTGCATGCGCTGCGGATGGACCGGGCGCGCCAGCTGCTGCTCGGCACCGACCTGCCCGTGCATGCCGTGACGGCGGCCGTGGGCCTGGTGGACACCAGTTCCTTCGTGCGAAGCTACCGGCAGTACCACGGGCGCACCCCGGGCATGGAACGCCACGGCGCCCACCACCTTGATCGGCATGAAGCAGGGCGGGAATAG
- a CDS encoding T9SS type A sorting domain-containing protein → MNHRTIRLPQFAAAGLLALATGSATAQSPVIGTDAFFQVGAAYLRDVHDVTPALEQALQAAVGPDYLLDLAPLSSAFLYTTDSLSCISAPGNYIFFPDYFDTANVALQLFDALGNDALYLFLHQADRIQYVGGAPNGSFNEIVWQQFPDLRFTLELEEGIAYGHAHTDTVQGYFLDASGSDGHYVRGYRSTVADGYGSILMPDGTVVPQTLRMRSVITATDSNGFFGVNPIQDTLYTWYAEGVDGPLMTWGHNSALYAGYIGSARELLAVYRRSPGTGLSVPVAGMAAASVVPDPTTGPVLIRMGAADRPCTVRLLDASGRELQRWTGATGSVQADLSGHAPGLYVVLIERDGYRWLRTVRIIP, encoded by the coding sequence ATGAACCACCGAACGATCCGCCTTCCCCAATTCGCCGCCGCGGGGCTGCTCGCGCTGGCAACCGGCTCCGCAACGGCGCAATCGCCCGTGATCGGAACGGACGCCTTCTTCCAGGTCGGGGCCGCCTACCTCCGCGATGTGCACGACGTGACCCCGGCCCTGGAACAGGCCCTGCAAGCCGCCGTAGGCCCCGACTACCTGCTGGACCTTGCGCCCTTGAGCAGTGCCTTCCTGTACACGACCGATTCGCTCTCCTGCATCAGCGCACCCGGCAACTACATCTTCTTCCCGGACTACTTCGACACGGCCAACGTGGCGCTGCAGCTCTTCGACGCGCTGGGCAATGATGCCCTCTACCTCTTCCTGCACCAGGCCGACCGCATCCAGTACGTGGGTGGCGCGCCGAACGGCTCCTTCAACGAGATCGTGTGGCAGCAATTCCCCGACCTGCGCTTCACGCTCGAACTGGAGGAGGGCATCGCCTATGGCCATGCCCATACCGACACGGTGCAGGGCTACTTCCTGGACGCCTCGGGCAGTGACGGCCATTACGTGCGCGGATACCGCAGCACGGTGGCGGACGGCTATGGCAGCATCCTCATGCCCGATGGAACGGTTGTGCCCCAAACGCTCCGCATGCGCAGCGTGATCACCGCCACGGACTCCAACGGCTTCTTCGGGGTCAACCCCATCCAGGACACCTTGTACACCTGGTATGCCGAAGGGGTGGACGGACCCTTGATGACCTGGGGCCACAACAGCGCACTCTATGCCGGCTACATCGGTTCCGCGCGGGAACTGCTCGCCGTGTACCGGCGATCGCCCGGCACCGGGCTGTCCGTTCCCGTCGCGGGCATGGCTGCCGCGTCCGTCGTTCCCGACCCCACCACCGGGCCGGTGCTCATCCGCATGGGCGCCGCCGACCGGCCGTGCACCGTGCGCCTGCTGGACGCTTCGGGCCGCGAACTGCAGCGGTGGACCGGGGCCACCGGATCCGTGCAGGCCGACCTGTCCGGACACGCGCCGGGCCTGTACGTGGTGCTGATCGAGCGGGACGGCTACCGCTGGCTGCGCACCGTGCGGATCATCCCCTGA
- a CDS encoding T9SS type A sorting domain-containing protein, whose translation MKNAYALLLSACLSPVLRAQVLTYQDLMPAVGDTFYLHGVEGDEDFDPGPAGFGVVWDHSALAIVTTAYTAIASIAPEDAPHQSLFPESDHVRKQWLSFDPAWITYRYYDRREEGLYELSSMGPVIEYVYDNDELVQSIPHLYPDTIADNYCYESTGLGATYHTCGTTTQWIDGSGTLLMPYGTFTDVVRSQVLTTGIADGSPEDTTLARFTRWWAPGLGAPLMELYAFTGSNGSVLRTVTVLDPSTALAIPFRGQAPARVAPNPARGWATLSTPALATGGTLRIHAADGRLLQEQAIPRGADTHRIDLSALPHGTLFLVLSTPAGSTTHRIVHTP comes from the coding sequence ATGAAGAATGCATACGCGCTGCTCCTCTCGGCCTGCCTCTCGCCCGTGCTCCGCGCACAGGTGCTCACCTACCAGGACCTGATGCCTGCCGTGGGCGACACCTTCTACCTGCACGGCGTGGAGGGCGATGAAGACTTCGACCCCGGGCCGGCCGGCTTCGGCGTGGTGTGGGACCACAGCGCCCTGGCCATCGTCACAACCGCTTACACCGCCATCGCCAGCATCGCGCCCGAAGACGCGCCGCACCAAAGCCTCTTCCCCGAATCGGACCATGTGCGCAAGCAATGGCTGAGCTTCGACCCCGCCTGGATCACCTACCGCTACTACGACCGGCGCGAGGAGGGCCTCTATGAACTGAGTTCCATGGGTCCGGTGATCGAGTACGTGTACGACAACGACGAGCTCGTGCAGTCCATCCCGCACCTCTATCCGGACACCATCGCCGACAACTACTGCTACGAATCCACGGGGCTCGGCGCCACCTACCACACCTGCGGCACCACCACGCAATGGATCGATGGCAGCGGCACCCTGCTGATGCCCTACGGCACCTTCACCGATGTGGTGCGCAGCCAGGTGCTCACCACCGGCATCGCCGACGGCTCGCCCGAGGACACCACCCTTGCCCGCTTCACGCGCTGGTGGGCGCCGGGCCTCGGGGCGCCGCTGATGGAGCTCTATGCCTTCACCGGATCGAACGGCTCGGTGCTGCGCACGGTAACGGTGCTCGACCCCTCCACCGCACTGGCCATCCCCTTCCGTGGGCAGGCCCCGGCGCGGGTGGCACCCAACCCGGCCCGGGGCTGGGCCACCCTCAGCACCCCGGCCCTCGCCACCGGCGGCACCCTGCGCATCCATGCCGCCGACGGCCGCCTGCTGCAGGAGCAAGCGATTCCCCGCGGCGCCGACACCCACCGCATCGACCTTTCCGCCCTGCCGCACGGCACGCTCTTCCTCGTGCTCAGCACCCCCGCGGGCAGCACCACCCACCGCATCGTGCACACCCCTTGA
- a CDS encoding alpha/beta fold hydrolase yields MRHRSLPFLLPALLMLLGANACTGQQLPRRVFLGIRMERVTDDLRRIMGVGATPGVLVAEVLPGGSGEAAGWQRGDLLTELGGQPVASPDEVLVALAQHQSGSTLAYRLLRDRKPLAGSMTLRGWPEERYPDLRVEYTAHATVNGVQRAILTRPRTRQPDKAPLVAFIGGIGCYSLDSPLDTARSEVQLLNALSRMGYACARLEKPGMGDAARSSTACGEVSFMHEMTGYAEMIAQLKRRADIDSSSVTIIGHSMGGVFAPLVAQRTPVQRIVAYGTIGSNFLEHLLKTRRTIGEAYGWDAERTDAFIKDFGECAAWYFADRLSSAQAAARKPVCAEYAGIFDVRARAYNDELYALSIPAAWKGFRGRTLLLWGEADYIAARHDHELLRGLIEAAHPGSVTFQVVPDADHGMHQADDFKAAVAGSGPYQQLVGRAVTEWMPRVR; encoded by the coding sequence ATGCGCCACCGCTCCCTGCCCTTCCTCCTGCCGGCCCTGCTCATGCTACTCGGCGCCAACGCCTGCACCGGGCAGCAGCTGCCGCGCCGCGTCTTCCTCGGCATCCGCATGGAGCGGGTGACGGACGACCTGCGCCGCATCATGGGCGTAGGCGCCACGCCCGGCGTGCTGGTGGCCGAGGTGCTGCCCGGCGGTTCGGGCGAGGCCGCCGGCTGGCAGCGCGGCGACCTGCTGACGGAGCTGGGCGGACAGCCGGTGGCCAGTCCCGATGAAGTGCTCGTGGCCCTGGCGCAGCACCAGAGCGGCAGCACCCTCGCCTACCGCCTGCTGCGGGACCGGAAGCCCCTCGCCGGCAGCATGACGCTGCGCGGATGGCCCGAGGAGCGCTACCCCGACCTGCGCGTGGAATACACCGCGCACGCCACCGTGAACGGCGTGCAGCGCGCCATCCTCACCCGGCCGCGCACGCGCCAGCCGGACAAGGCCCCGCTGGTGGCCTTCATCGGCGGCATCGGGTGCTATTCCCTCGACTCCCCGCTGGATACCGCACGGAGCGAGGTGCAGCTGCTCAACGCGCTCAGCCGCATGGGCTACGCCTGCGCCCGGCTGGAGAAGCCCGGCATGGGCGATGCCGCGCGCTCCAGCACCGCCTGCGGCGAGGTGAGCTTCATGCATGAGATGACGGGCTACGCCGAGATGATCGCCCAGCTGAAGCGGCGCGCCGACATCGACAGCAGCAGCGTCACCATCATCGGCCACAGCATGGGCGGGGTCTTCGCACCGCTGGTGGCGCAGCGCACGCCGGTGCAGCGCATCGTGGCCTACGGCACCATCGGCAGCAACTTCCTGGAGCACCTGCTGAAGACGCGGCGCACCATCGGCGAGGCCTACGGATGGGATGCCGAGCGCACCGATGCCTTCATCAAGGACTTCGGCGAATGCGCCGCCTGGTACTTCGCCGACCGCCTCAGCTCCGCGCAGGCCGCCGCCCGGAAGCCGGTATGCGCCGAATACGCCGGCATCTTCGATGTCCGTGCCCGCGCTTACAACGACGAGCTCTATGCGCTGAGCATCCCGGCGGCATGGAAGGGCTTCCGGGGCAGGACCCTGCTCCTCTGGGGCGAGGCCGACTACATCGCCGCCCGGCACGACCACGAACTGCTGCGCGGCCTCATCGAGGCCGCGCACCCCGGCAGCGTCACCTTCCAGGTGGTGCCCGATGCCGACCACGGCATGCACCAGGCCGACGACTTCAAGGCCGCCGTGGCGGGCAGCGGGCCGTACCAGCAGCTGGTGGGCCGCGCGGTAACGGAATGGATGCCGCGCGTGCGATGA
- a CDS encoding DUF885 family protein has translation MRAMLALAIGVCAAQVGRAQGGTALHALLQDFTAGYAAWAPEPFALDLRERLASVPPDSVLAAQQRFFSEQQRLLLGAHAEGATAEERLLLATARFEVAHQLHRITVERRWLQAGRPMPAHGVHGLPDHQEWYRLLVRRFTGYERTPQELVAFGAAEAERCHQAIGRLRALLGAAPQGGWITDKAEVLQRFAALDSTVRTRLSGFVGAVELPPIHPMEWPDAGPHTPPGIYLSRAHNAYGADVFQFNFHNGRFDARALDWLYLHEAIPGHHLQASLRQAAAATDLRAHLLYPGNFEGWACYVEDYGQELGAYADPLQELGKWEWDLVRSVRVALDAGIHGLGWSRQEALTYWEEHIPGVPELADREVTRVTNWAAQALSYKVGADAIQRLRERLAAELGPRFDAARFHRAFLEMGMLPLPVIEEQLAAHLHKGP, from the coding sequence ATGAGAGCGATGCTCGCCCTGGCGATCGGAGTGTGCGCGGCGCAGGTGGGCCGTGCCCAAGGCGGCACCGCGCTGCACGCGCTGCTGCAGGACTTCACCGCCGGCTATGCCGCATGGGCGCCCGAGCCCTTCGCGCTCGATCTGCGGGAGCGCCTGGCATCCGTGCCGCCCGATAGCGTGCTGGCGGCACAGCAACGCTTCTTCAGCGAGCAACAGCGCCTGCTGCTCGGTGCGCACGCGGAAGGGGCCACCGCCGAGGAGCGCCTGCTGCTCGCCACGGCGCGCTTCGAGGTGGCGCACCAGCTGCACCGCATCACCGTGGAGCGCCGCTGGCTGCAGGCCGGGCGGCCCATGCCCGCGCACGGCGTGCACGGCCTCCCCGACCACCAGGAGTGGTACCGGCTGCTGGTGCGGCGCTTCACCGGCTATGAGCGCACGCCGCAGGAGCTGGTGGCCTTCGGCGCGGCGGAGGCGGAGCGCTGCCACCAGGCGATCGGGCGCCTGCGCGCGCTGCTCGGTGCCGCGCCCCAAGGCGGCTGGATCACGGACAAGGCCGAGGTGCTGCAGCGCTTCGCCGCGCTGGACAGCACGGTGCGCACGCGGCTTTCCGGATTCGTGGGCGCCGTGGAGCTGCCGCCCATCCACCCCATGGAATGGCCCGACGCCGGCCCGCACACCCCGCCCGGCATCTACCTCTCGCGCGCGCACAACGCCTATGGCGCGGATGTGTTCCAATTCAACTTCCACAACGGCCGCTTCGATGCCCGCGCGCTGGACTGGCTCTACCTGCACGAGGCCATCCCCGGCCATCACCTGCAAGCAAGCCTGCGCCAGGCCGCCGCGGCGACCGACCTGCGCGCCCACCTGCTCTATCCGGGCAACTTCGAGGGCTGGGCCTGTTATGTGGAGGACTACGGCCAGGAACTCGGCGCCTACGCAGACCCCTTGCAGGAGCTCGGCAAATGGGAGTGGGACCTGGTGCGCTCGGTGCGCGTGGCGCTCGATGCGGGCATCCACGGCCTCGGCTGGTCGCGCCAGGAGGCGCTGACCTATTGGGAGGAGCACATCCCCGGGGTGCCCGAACTGGCCGACCGCGAGGTGACGCGCGTGACCAACTGGGCCGCCCAAGCGCTGAGCTACAAGGTGGGCGCCGACGCCATCCAGCGGCTGCGCGAGCGGCTTGCCGCCGAGCTCGGTCCGCGCTTCGATGCGGCACGCTTCCACCGCGCCTTCCTGGAGATGGGGATGCTGCCCCTGCCCGTGATCGAGGAGCAGCTGGCGGCGCACCTGCACAAAGGACCATGA
- a CDS encoding serine hydrolase, whose translation MKRQTITAGLCLILQALHAQHARIDSLMRVIADRTEFSGTVLVADRGEVIYHKAFGLASREWNVPNTVESRYKLASLSKQFTALLILQLAHEGKLSLDDPLVKHIPAYRVQHAERITLRHVLSHTSGIPNYHVIPGFDSVVAKQPRTLERFVDLFLDKPLLFEPGSASHYSNLGYSALALVVERVTGKPFSEQLRTRVFEPAGMVDSFTEDDPRVMPRMAQGYVNTWTSYDREAYRDPSSVIGSGHVSSTTMDLFRYDRALRNGTLLPTHLQAAWIRPVRGDFGLGWMVMRYFVPGRDSVTVAYHDGGNRGFTTVMYRFIENDRCIVVLSNTSMYDIYGVAGRIARILHGREVPPVKRPLVQAIARILKNEGREQALAFFRRHRSDPEYTLDGAAANSLGYLLMGQGRLEDAVCVFELNVEAFPEVADPYDSLAEGYMKQGRRELAIANYKHSLELDPHNENAKVMLKKLGAP comes from the coding sequence ATGAAGCGCCAGACGATCACCGCCGGCCTCTGCCTGATCCTGCAAGCGCTGCACGCGCAGCACGCGCGGATCGATTCCCTGATGCGCGTGATCGCGGACCGCACCGAATTCAGCGGCACCGTGCTCGTGGCCGACCGGGGCGAGGTCATCTACCACAAGGCCTTCGGCCTGGCCAGCCGCGAGTGGAACGTGCCCAATACCGTCGAATCCCGGTACAAGCTCGCCTCGCTCAGCAAGCAGTTCACCGCGCTGCTCATCCTGCAGCTCGCGCATGAAGGCAAGCTCTCGCTCGATGATCCGCTGGTGAAGCACATCCCCGCGTACCGGGTGCAGCACGCGGAGAGGATCACCCTCCGCCATGTGCTGTCGCACACCTCCGGCATCCCCAATTACCATGTGATCCCCGGTTTCGACAGCGTGGTGGCCAAACAGCCGCGCACCCTGGAACGCTTCGTGGACCTCTTCCTGGACAAGCCCCTGCTGTTCGAGCCCGGGAGCGCATCGCACTACTCCAACCTCGGGTACTCCGCGCTCGCGCTGGTCGTGGAGCGCGTGACCGGGAAGCCCTTCAGCGAGCAGCTGCGGACCCGGGTCTTCGAGCCAGCGGGCATGGTGGACAGCTTCACGGAGGACGATCCGCGTGTGATGCCGCGCATGGCGCAGGGCTACGTGAACACCTGGACCAGCTACGACCGTGAAGCCTACCGCGATCCCTCCTCCGTGATCGGTTCCGGCCATGTGTCCAGCACGACGATGGACCTCTTCCGGTACGACCGTGCCTTGCGCAACGGCACCTTGCTGCCCACCCACCTGCAGGCCGCGTGGATCAGGCCGGTGCGCGGCGACTTCGGCCTTGGCTGGATGGTGATGCGCTACTTCGTGCCCGGCCGGGACAGCGTCACGGTGGCCTACCACGATGGCGGCAACCGGGGCTTCACCACGGTGATGTACCGATTCATCGAGAACGACCGCTGCATCGTGGTGCTGTCCAATACGAGCATGTACGACATCTACGGCGTGGCCGGGCGCATCGCGCGGATCCTCCACGGACGGGAGGTCCCTCCCGTGAAGCGGCCCTTGGTACAGGCGATCGCGCGGATCCTGAAGAACGAGGGCCGCGAACAGGCCTTGGCATTCTTCCGGCGGCACCGCAGCGACCCGGAGTACACCTTGGACGGTGCAGCGGCCAACTCGCTCGGCTACCTGCTGATGGGCCAGGGACGGCTGGAGGATGCCGTGTGCGTGTTCGAATTGAACGTGGAGGCATTCCCGGAGGTGGCCGATCCGTATGACAGCCTTGCCGAGGGCTACATGAAACAAGGTCGGCGCGAACTGGCGATCGCGAACTACAAGCATTCGCTGGAGCTCGATCCGCATAACGAGAACGCCAAGGTGATGCTGAAGAAACTCGGTGCCCCATGA